The following coding sequences are from one Chroogloeocystis siderophila 5.2 s.c.1 window:
- a CDS encoding DUF4079 domain-containing protein has product MFNFMEGLEAIARWFRSLGIPEPIVHWGHPAMMAIVLFVMGSFVGYAGWRGRVATNKAVASKSLADHRTLAPWMFLFMALGYTGGVLSLVMQRQPIMESSHFWTGSSLLVLLLVNAAIALFGFGRDKGTLRTIHAYLGSTALGLMVLHAVFGLKLGLAI; this is encoded by the coding sequence ATGTTTAACTTCATGGAAGGGTTAGAAGCGATCGCCAGATGGTTTCGCAGTTTAGGAATACCAGAACCGATTGTGCACTGGGGACACCCAGCGATGATGGCAATTGTTCTATTTGTTATGGGTAGCTTTGTCGGATATGCAGGATGGCGGGGACGAGTTGCGACAAATAAAGCTGTTGCGAGTAAAAGTTTGGCAGATCATCGCACATTAGCACCGTGGATGTTTTTATTTATGGCTCTTGGTTATACCGGTGGGGTGTTATCTTTAGTGATGCAACGTCAGCCGATTATGGAAAGTTCGCATTTTTGGACAGGTTCAAGTTTACTGGTGTTGTTGTTAGTCAATGCGGCGATCGCGCTGTTTGGTTTTGGACGCGATAAAGGTACACTACGCACAATTCACGCCTATCTAGGAAGTACCGCGCTTGGTTTAATGGTGCTTCATGCTGTATTCGGGCTGAAATTAGGGTTAGCAATTTAA
- a CDS encoding ComEC/Rec2 family competence protein, with protein MNAAILCLAFIAGLLSTTFEWGGYAVLAIGIVAFIFVKRFWRGSPKPHVWLIAGIIGLLASLYFQARTPQPATNDISRLITNQQQVVTVQGEITSTPRLTRSQRGQFWLAASWLEENKVTGKVYVTVPLLQATGLYPGQKIVVSGVLYQPATATNPGGFDFRAYLAREGAFAGLSGRRVEIAQGQETPNWGWWKIRQKIVRSQVRWLGSPSGPLVSSMVMGGRAVDLPYDIRDLFVQVGLAHALAASGFQTSLILGVMLGLLRRFSVVLQTVFAGGALLLFLGLTGVQPSVLRAVVMGFAVLVAIGTKRKVKPLGSLLFAATLLLIFNPLWIWDLGFQLSFLATLGLIVTVPPLIKCLDWLPVVIAALIAVPLSAALWTLPLQLQVFGVVPLYSLAVNILSTPLISVISIGGIISAIACLIYPLAGSALAWLLYYPTHFLIGLVEFFAQLPGNSIAVGKISVWQLLIVYALIILAWLQPSWWQKRSWLIGVMIIGIILIPIWHNQATVFRATILATSDPVLVLQDQGKVLLVNSGNRNTVQFSILPFLQQQGVNQIEWAIATDRKTNHRSWEEISQRLPVRNFYTSTEKQTSVAGATKIQIDNDVLQLQIKEQTWILLDDVAPEKQQHLAFTKKLPRAQVLWWSGEVLEKEVIEAVKPEVAIASAIDVDTDTMTLLNQSKIPLFWTGRDGAIQWTPEKGFRATVDEAENSAALL; from the coding sequence ATGAACGCAGCTATTTTGTGCTTGGCTTTTATTGCAGGTTTGTTATCTACAACTTTTGAGTGGGGAGGATATGCAGTTTTAGCGATCGGGATAGTTGCATTTATCTTTGTGAAACGTTTCTGGCGTGGTAGTCCTAAACCCCACGTTTGGTTAATCGCTGGAATCATTGGCTTGTTAGCGAGTTTATACTTTCAAGCACGAACACCACAGCCAGCAACAAATGATATTAGTCGATTAATTACAAACCAACAGCAGGTTGTTACTGTTCAGGGAGAAATTACGAGTACGCCACGTTTGACTCGCAGTCAACGCGGACAATTTTGGTTAGCCGCAAGTTGGTTAGAAGAAAACAAAGTTACGGGAAAAGTTTACGTTACTGTACCTCTACTCCAAGCGACAGGGTTATATCCTGGGCAAAAAATTGTAGTTAGTGGTGTTTTATATCAACCAGCAACGGCGACAAATCCAGGCGGCTTTGATTTTCGCGCGTATTTAGCAAGAGAGGGTGCATTTGCGGGTTTGAGTGGGCGACGAGTTGAAATTGCGCAAGGACAAGAAACTCCTAATTGGGGATGGTGGAAAATTCGCCAAAAAATCGTGCGATCGCAAGTACGGTGGTTAGGCAGTCCCTCTGGACCACTTGTCAGTTCGATGGTAATGGGTGGAAGGGCGGTTGATTTACCTTATGATATTCGTGACTTGTTTGTACAAGTGGGGTTAGCCCATGCTTTAGCTGCATCAGGATTTCAAACTTCGTTGATTTTAGGTGTGATGCTAGGGCTGTTACGGCGGTTTTCAGTAGTGCTGCAAACAGTTTTTGCAGGAGGTGCATTACTACTTTTTTTGGGATTAACAGGTGTACAGCCATCGGTGTTGCGCGCTGTTGTCATGGGATTTGCGGTACTTGTTGCGATTGGGACAAAGCGAAAAGTTAAGCCTTTGGGCTCGTTATTGTTTGCTGCAACTCTATTGTTAATCTTCAATCCGCTGTGGATTTGGGATTTAGGATTTCAACTGAGTTTTTTGGCTACTTTAGGATTAATCGTTACAGTACCGCCGTTGATTAAATGTTTAGATTGGCTACCTGTGGTGATCGCCGCCTTAATTGCAGTTCCTCTTTCAGCCGCTTTATGGACTTTACCTTTGCAACTTCAGGTGTTTGGTGTTGTTCCGCTGTATAGTTTGGCAGTCAATATCTTAAGTACACCACTGATATCAGTTATCAGCATTGGTGGAATTATAAGTGCGATCGCATGTCTCATTTATCCGCTTGCAGGCAGTGCTTTAGCTTGGTTATTGTATTACCCAACTCATTTTTTGATTGGGTTAGTAGAATTTTTTGCGCAATTACCTGGAAATTCAATCGCTGTAGGTAAAATTTCTGTTTGGCAGTTACTCATCGTTTACGCGTTAATCATTTTAGCTTGGTTACAACCCTCCTGGTGGCAAAAACGTTCGTGGTTAATAGGAGTCATGATAATAGGCATCATTTTGATTCCAATATGGCATAATCAAGCTACTGTATTTCGGGCAACAATCCTTGCAACGAGCGATCCTGTGTTAGTTCTACAAGATCAAGGTAAAGTTTTACTCGTGAATAGTGGAAATAGGAACACTGTGCAATTTAGCATATTGCCATTTTTGCAGCAGCAAGGTGTCAATCAGATTGAGTGGGCGATCGCTACTGACAGAAAAACAAATCACCGTAGTTGGGAAGAAATAAGTCAGCGCTTGCCAGTGAGAAATTTTTATACTTCAACCGAAAAACAAACATCAGTTGCAGGTGCTACAAAAATACAAATTGACAATGATGTACTGCAGTTACAGATCAAAGAGCAAACATGGATATTACTCGATGATGTTGCACCTGAGAAGCAACAGCATCTGGCTTTCACAAAAAAATTGCCGCGTGCGCAGGTGCTGTGGTGGTCTGGAGAGGTTTTGGAAAAGGAAGTGATTGAGGCAGTAAAACCAGAAGTTGCGATCGCTTCGGCTATCGATGTTGATACTGACACTATGACGCTACTCAATCAAAGCAAAATTCCGCTTTTTTGGACAGGAAGAGATGGTGCGATTCAGTGGACACCCGAAAAAGGATTTAGGGCAACAGTAGATGAAGCAGAAAATAGTGCTGCGTTGCTATAA
- a CDS encoding secondary thiamine-phosphate synthase enzyme YjbQ, whose translation MLIKNELIEVETAEGVSIYNITPQIKTILATTAIQNGQVLVFSRHTTTALAINENEERLLHDIKVHLEKLAPPDEKYLHNDLHLRVVPPDEPMNAHSHLMAMMLSSSEVIPVVDGKLALGTWQSVLFFDLDGPRTRSVFVQVSGE comes from the coding sequence ATGCTGATTAAAAATGAGCTAATCGAAGTTGAAACCGCTGAGGGAGTTAGTATTTATAACATTACGCCCCAGATTAAGACAATCCTTGCTACTACCGCGATTCAAAATGGTCAAGTATTAGTTTTTTCGCGACATACAACGACGGCTTTGGCGATTAATGAGAACGAGGAGAGATTGCTACACGATATCAAGGTACATTTGGAGAAGTTAGCGCCTCCTGATGAGAAGTACTTACATAACGATTTGCATTTGCGAGTTGTTCCACCGGATGAACCGATGAATGCACACTCGCACTTGATGGCGATGATGCTGAGTAGTAGCGAAGTTATTCCAGTTGTGGATGGAAAACTTGCGCTGGGGACTTGGCAATCGGTGTTGTTTTTTGATTTAGATGGTCCGCGGACAAGAAGTGTATTTGTTCAAGTAAGCGGAGAGTAA
- a CDS encoding DUF4174 domain-containing protein, whose product MTQLILLLLTLFINPTTAIAKQTPAMLNLQSYQWKNRLLLVSASSENTPEYQQQMQLFSNQTAEFADRDLLLIELFANGTSRINGDPINPEEVTQIKQQFNIGDDFSLILVGKDGTAKRRETTPVKPTAIFQQIDAMPMRQQEMRSQ is encoded by the coding sequence ATGACCCAACTCATCCTGCTTCTACTAACCCTTTTTATCAATCCCACTACAGCAATCGCCAAACAAACACCCGCTATGCTCAACCTTCAATCCTACCAATGGAAAAACCGCCTGCTGCTAGTATCCGCCTCCTCAGAAAACACCCCAGAATACCAACAGCAAATGCAATTATTCTCAAATCAAACCGCAGAATTTGCCGACCGCGACTTGCTCTTGATTGAACTCTTCGCCAACGGTACAAGCCGCATCAATGGCGATCCGATTAACCCAGAAGAAGTCACCCAAATCAAACAACAATTTAATATTGGCGACGACTTCAGCCTGATTCTCGTTGGCAAAGATGGTACAGCTAAACGCCGCGAAACTACTCCTGTAAAGCCCACCGCCATCTTTCAGCAAATCGATGCTATGCCAATGCGCCAGCAAGAAATGCGATCGCAATAA
- a CDS encoding ABC transporter ATP-binding protein — MLEIKNLSVNYGGVQALKNIDIVVKSGEVVTLIGANGAGKTTTLRAISRLVNCRSGQIYYDKRDITRYPAYKVVQNGIAHCPEGRRVLARQTVLDNLKLGAYTRPDSAIVKADINHQFEIFPRLFERRNQLAGTLSGGEQQMLAIARALMSKPKLLLLDEPSLGLAPAIVREIFSIIQNLRTTGVTILLVEQNANLALQISDRGYVLEAGCITLTDKATNLLNNEQVKKAYLG; from the coding sequence TTGCTAGAAATCAAAAACTTGTCAGTTAATTATGGTGGTGTTCAAGCACTAAAAAATATCGATATTGTTGTTAAGTCAGGTGAAGTTGTTACCTTAATTGGTGCAAATGGTGCAGGAAAAACTACCACACTACGTGCAATCTCTCGACTTGTCAATTGTCGCAGCGGACAAATCTATTACGATAAACGCGACATCACTCGTTATCCTGCATACAAAGTTGTGCAAAATGGTATCGCGCATTGTCCCGAAGGAAGACGAGTCCTCGCCCGTCAAACTGTTCTCGACAACTTAAAACTTGGTGCATATACCCGCCCTGACTCTGCAATCGTTAAAGCCGATATCAATCATCAATTCGAGATTTTTCCACGTCTATTTGAGCGCCGCAACCAACTTGCAGGAACCCTTAGCGGTGGCGAACAACAAATGCTTGCGATCGCCCGCGCCCTCATGAGCAAACCCAAACTCCTACTCTTAGACGAACCTAGCCTCGGACTCGCCCCCGCGATCGTCCGCGAAATCTTCTCCATCATCCAAAACCTCCGCACCACTGGCGTCACTATCCTCCTCGTCGAACAAAACGCCAACCTCGCCCTGCAAATCAGCGATCGCGGCTACGTACTAGAAGCAGGCTGCATCACCCTCACCGACAAAGCCACAAACCTCCTCAACAACGAACAAGTCAAAAAAGCCTACCTAGGCTAA